TgtatgtattgcttgagccttttgggcatatatataggagacTAGGAGTACATTATCTTTTCGAAATACAAGACACGATAGAATAATTTCTATTCTATCCCATGTTTCCCAATAATCatgatactcaacatcccccgcagtTACAATGGTAGTGAAGCAGATGGCGatcgaaaacaaaaaaaagaaaacatcgatCAAACGAATGGCGAGAGAGAAAAACCTTGATCAATATATCTGGAAAAAGACTAGGGCAGCCAATCAACATGATCAGCaaacgaaccctaggtacgggcggcacgGCCCCCGGTGGCGATTATGGAGATCGACCGCCTCGGGGGCGACGCGATGCGGAAGCGCCAGCGACGACTAGGTTGTGGATCGagattaggctgataccatgtaaaaGGAATAGAGAGGGACTGGTGTAATGTATGAGTACAAGACAAGCTAGAATAATTCCTGGTCTATCCCATATTTCCTAATAATAACGATACTCAACAGCACATATAGTCTATCTTATGTTTCCTAATAATAACGATACTCAACAACAAATGTATGTACAAGTGATCTTAAGCGCATTGTGAGAAGCATACCAAATAAAATCAAATCATATATATGTAAGAGTAGTAGAATGCACGTCATTTTTATGGTCTCACTGATTGCTACAAGTGATGGCATTTCAATACCAAGTATATAGAACACGTACATAGTTTGGTTATTACCGAAACCTTATACGCGAGGAGACCCGTGAGCATATCCCGGGCTAAGCCCGACCTTTCCTACCCGAATCACATTCTCTGATTTGTCCCAGGCCCTGGCCTGGCCCGCCCGAACATGAACCCTAGATTCGAACCTTCCATATTGTGCGTGCGGCCGGGACCTCTGGCGCCCACCCAGCCCCGTGCACGGTTGGTTCAAACCGAAGAGAAGGAGGCCGCCATGACcaacccgcaccccgccgccagacACCAACCACCATGCCACGACCTCGCCGACGACCAATGCAAACCACCGCGAGTTCTCACCCCGCGCCGACCAGCCCGAAGCACAAGAGAACCCTAACCGGAGCTAGGACCTGCCACCTAAGGGGACTCCAAGCATGGGCGTCACCATGACCGGAGGAGATCCCCGCGCCCCCTAGCAGTCGACGGACAAAACTGCCCAGATCAGATCGAGCCACCACGCCCCCCCCCCAAAGGCGCCCCGTGTGGCCTCCACACTCCATCCAGGCGCAACCATGGGAGCGGAGCACACGCAAGCCCCCTCCCAATGCTGCCCTTCATCGTGGCGTGCTGCCTAGCGCGCCGCCGCCAATCGGAGGACGCCCGCCCTCACCAGCCCCACCAGCAGAGGGGAGAGGAAGCCCGCCGCTGCCGAGTGGAGGTGGGATGAGGGGTAGAGACCGGCGGCGGTGCTAGGGTGGCCCCCAAGGTCGCCCGCGGGAGCGACGCGGGAGGGAAGTGGGATGGGGGGGGGGTGTTGTGGAAAAAGATCAGTGCCGACCCTCGTGTATAACTAACAAGCAGTTTTTGGTTGTCTGCCAATTACCCGCTTGCAGGCTGCGGAGGCGGAGCTGGAGCTTCACTTCCCGGGGCTCATTGCCAGCCGGAAATGGGGAACGGGCGCTGGCGATAATCTAGACTAGTTAGAGTATAGTTTAGTTAAAAAAGTCTGAAATGTAATGAATCTCGTCCGATTTGTATAAAAATCATCTGGTTTCCATGAATTTTCTACTGTTTATTTAAATCCGATTTAAAATATAGTATGTGAATAGTATTGGATGACCGGCTCTCGCATCCGTGTCCATGAGCTATTTCTCTGTCCCCAGACGACCCTATTTCTCTGTCCGCAGACGACCTAATTCCTAAGAAAGACATTCTTCGGGAGGCAAAAGAAAAAAGACCTCATGACGTTTCCGAAGCTACCCCTCCACCCTCGTAGCCCCGCCTCTGCCCTTGCGGACGCACGTCTCGGGGATCAGGAGGGCATTCCGGTACAATGACATGAGCCAACAGAAAAGTGGCGAGAGCGGCCAGCATACAGGAATGTCAAAAATACGGTGGGCGCGGCTCTCGAAACTGAATTGAGTTGGAAGCAAAAAAGGTAAGaagggcgagcgagcgagcgagagggaACGCAGCACGAGAAGGGCGACGGAGAAACCCCTCCCTTGCTGCCTCCCTCCGAgatcccgccgccgcgccggatcgaGGTAAGTggttcctccctccctcctcccctcagTCTCCGGGTTCTCACCTTCCCGTCCGGTTCGCGGAATCACGGACCCCGTGCGCGCGCGCGCGACCGGCGAGGGTTGGCGTTCGGTTTGTTGAGGAGCCGCGCCCGCGAGCGAGGAGTAGGAGGACGGCGAAAGGGAAAGGGACGGGGAGGAGCGGTGCCGGGGAAGGCGCCGTTCGCGATCCACTTTGCTCTAGCGGGTTCGAGTTCGGATGGATCGGTGTTCGTCGAAGGCGATGCTGGAGTTTGTGCGCGGAATCGAGGTTCCGTGTGCCTGATAGCTTCCGTGTGTTTGCACCGGGGAGATTAGGATCGGAGATAGTAGTAGTGTCCGTGCGCGTTTCGGCTCGATTTATATTTTCAGTTTGCAGTTTGAGTAGGATCGGAAATACGGTGTGGTTGTCTGCAGTATGGGTGCGTGGGGGAATCGATCCTTGATGATGGGCGAGTGTTGGGTTAGCTTTGTACTTTAACCCATGGATTTAgttctcgtcttcttcttccaaatgAACTGTCTCTATGTATGGAGATATAGATTGATGCACTTATCCTTGAGTCCTAGTGGGGATGGAGGTAACTTTGCTGCGATCTGCGGCAAAAATGAGATTTATATTTTCAGCAGCTACAGGAGCTCAATTACACTCATCATTTCATTCTCTTATGTAGGCTCGCTGAGTTTGGTGTCGTCCGAGATGAGCACCAAGATAACGGTAACCTACAAGAGGAAGCGTGGCACGTCGCGTGCTCAGCAGGCTGATGACGCcactccggagcctcctcctgttTCTAGCAGTGGGGTTGCCGGCAGCGAAGCCACCAAAGACCAGGCCGATGCCGATGTAAGGAAGCCTGACTCTATCTCCTTTTTGTCGTTGTAGAATTGTTGATATTTGATGTTATTTCTGTTGAATCTGGCTCACTGTCGTTACTGATTTTCCCGCCTTTCTAAGATGGTAATGTTTTGCGCTTTTTTTTAAGAAGGGCGCAAAAGTGGCTGCATAGAATTGTATAGTATGAGCCACGTGTTTGCACAACTATATCATTTGTGTCTTCAAAAATTGTGTGATACCAATAGGATGCAAAGACACTTGTATCTCAAGATGTCAATAGCTGCATGTTTTTAGAAcactatatttgtttgatgtttgaTATGAGCCACATGTTTTTACAACTCTATCATTGTGTCTATGGAAATCGTCGATATTTGATGTTATTTCTGTTGAATTTGGCTTTTTACGTTAGTTCTGTCGTTACCTTACTGATTTTCCCACCTTCTAAGATGGTAATTTTTTGCGCCTTTTTTAAAGGAGGGCGCAAAAGTGGCTGCATGGAATAGTACAGTATGAGCCACGAGTTTGTACAACTATATCATTTGTGTCTTCGGAAATTATGTGATGCCAATAGGATGCAAAGACACTTGTATCTCAAGATGTCAATAGCTGCATGTTCTTAGAAcactatatttgtttgatgtttgaTGTTTGATATGAGCCACATGTTTTTAGAACTCTATCATTGTGTCTTTGAAAATCGTTGATATTTGATGTTATTTCTGTTGAATTTAGCTGTCTACTTTAGTTCTGTCGTTACTGATTTTCCCGGGTTCTAAGATGGTATTTTTTGTGCCTTTTTTAAGGAGGGCGCAAAAGTTGTTGCGCCGAATAGTACAATATGATCCAAATGTTTGTAGAGCTCTATCACTCGTATCTTTGAAAATTGTGTGATACCAATCTGATGTAAAGACACCTATATCTAAAGATGTCAATAGCTGCATGTTCTCAGAACACTATATTCGTTTGATGTTTGATATGAGCAACGTTTTTTAGAACTCTATCATTGTTTCTTTGGAAATCGTTGATATTTGATGTTATTTCTGTTGAATCAAGCTGGCTATGTTAGCTCTGTTGTTACTGATTTTCCCGCCTTCTAAGATGGTAATTTTCCGTGCCTTTTTTAAGGAAGGCGCAAAAGTTGTTGCGCCGAATAGGACAATATGATCCACGTGTTTGTAGAGCTCTATCGTTCGTGTCTTTGAAAATTGTGTGATACCAATATGATGTAAAGACATTTGTATCTAAAGATGTCAATAGCTGCATGTTGTCAGAACACTATATTTGTTAGATGTTTGATATGAGCCACCTGTTTTCAAAACTCTATCAGTGTGTCTTTGGAAATCGTTGATATTTGATGTTATTTCTATTGAATCGAGCCGACAACGATAGTTTTGTTGTTACTGATTTTCCCGCCTTCTAAGATGGTAATGTTCCATGCCTTTTTTATGGAGGGCGCAAAAGTTGTTGCGCCGAATATTACAATACAATCCACGTGTTTGTAGAGCTCTATTATTCGTGTCTTTTATAATTGTGTGATACCAATAGGATGTAGAGACATTTGTATAGTCAATATATAGCCGGATGTTCTCATAGTATTATGTGTTATGCTAAGAAGATATAATTATATGCACTTGTTTATATTATGCAATAATAATGACCTGTCTGCATGATAGATGGAGAAACTCATCCTTATGTCCGGGCGTTGATGGAGTTCTGCGGCGAAATCCCGGTCTATATTTCCAGCAAGTCTCTGGATAGTACTTATGGCCATTGTTTTCTCATGTGTGTAGGCTCGCTCGAGTCGTGTTTTGCCGCGGTTCAACAAGAGTGCCAACATCACAAGAACCCACAAGAGGAAGGGTGGTACATCACTCGCTCAGACAACCGATAGAGCGACTTCGGAGCTTCCTACTATTTCTAGCGGTGGGCTTGCCTACAGCGAAGCCCTGGAAGACGGGACGGACAATGATAACGACATGTTCAATGGATCTAATCTTGTAAGAAACGTTGAGTTCTCCCTTTTCTTATTGTTGTAGGATTATTGATGTTTGATTTACTTTCTACTACATCTTTCTGTCCACGTTAATTCTGATGTTACTGGTTTTCCCGCCTTTTACGATTGCAAATATCCAAGGCTTTTTTAAGGAGGGCACAAAAGTTGCTGTACCAACTGGTACAACATGAGCTACATGTTTTTAACAACTCTGTCATTTTTGTCTTCAGAAAATTTTATGATGCAATATGACGCAGACATTGGTATCTAAAATTTCAATAGCTGCATGTTCAAGATGGTAAATTTTCGCGCCATTTTCATGGAGGGCAAATGAGTTGCTGCACCAACCAGTACAATATGAGCCACGTGTTTTACGAGATCTTATCATTTGTGTATTAGGAAAtttatgataccaatatgatgcaGTCATTTCTATCTAAAAATATCAGCAGCTGGATGTTCTCAGAGTATTATATTTTTTATGATAAGCATGATATAGCATATTGCATGAATGATTATTATGCCATAGGTTCAATGCTTTATGATATTTTGATTCTATATTCATATGCCAATCGCCTTCCTTGTTTTGCAACTTGTACCTTTCCTCCTTTGGAAAATTGACAGTCTACCTCTACACAGCAACAGGATGCCTGCAAGCCAAAGCAAGAAAGCGCCATAGAAGAAACAGCTAAGCTATGTGCCCATGCATCGAAGAAAGAACAAAAGGAAATTCCATTATGTGAACCATTGCCACGGACGAAGCGACCTGGGATTTGTTCTCTCCCAGTAGCAGAGGTGTGGAATGATAAATTACATTGCACCAATGATGTAGTTAATCCAATCCCTGCTTCCAGTTCTGTATGGGATCTCAGACATGCCAACGGGACAACTAATCAAGCAAAGGATTCTAATAACTCTGCTCATGCCGCAATAAATTCTCATGAAGGGCCAGAAGATACTAGCAGACGTAATCAATGTAAGAACAGATTTAGTCCTCAGCTCACCTTCCGGAGGCGTGTTAAAAGGAAAATTAATTTGGACAAGCCAGCAGAGAGAAACTATACGAACGATAACGGCAAAGAATACTCAACACTGGCATGTAACCCACAGAGTTTACCAATTAATGCCACACCCTTGCTCAAAGTAACCGATGCCGATATTTTGGATACTGCAGATAAGGTATGTTTTGTGACTCGTCGTACGACACTCTTCTACTGTGCAGCCAAAATGACATTGTTTTAGCTCCTTACTCATATTCATGGGGCTATGGTTTCCTCTTACATCGTTATTTGCTTAAGCTGGATTTGGATATAGTAAGTTAACATCAAGGCGACTATTGAAGATGAATGGGAGTTAATTCTGTTGCCTTTGTACCCAACTATATATAATGTGTCATTACTTATAGCTGGTTTTATTTATTGTATTTGAAATATGACGTTATGTAATTTTGAAAGCATATATTATCTACCTCGTTTAtgttgattatgaacatgattggTTCGAAgccaaaagttggcatgccaaaTATTGGGCTAATGCAAATGTTGGACAGTGATTGGTTGGTTACCAACTTGTTTTGCCAATCTCTATTTTTTCCTCAAATTTTGGCAACTTTTGATTCTGCTTAATGTTGGTATCAAACGAGTTACATTTTTTCTGTGTGAAAAAGGACTATACAATTTTTACACAGCTGACAAACAAGAATAATGAAGGACAtgcttggcgcagtggtaaagtaCTCCCCACTTGTGCCAATCGGTCCTGGGTTCAGCGCACCCTCTTTGCATTGCACTGTGCAGGGGTAAGGCTTGCCTCGTATAATCCTTTCCCATCTAGTGTTGGAGCTTCTAGCATTGGGTCTCCCGGCAAATAAGAATAATGAGGCTATTACTTTACTTTGTTATAGAAAAATCCACCTGTTGTGGGGGCTTGTAGCATTGGGTCTATCGTGAGCAATAAGAATAATGCGGCTattagtttattttattatataAAGAAAATGGGGGATGAGAACTGAGCTAGCACTCAGTTCTGACTAGTTTCTTTATTATATTATTGCATAATTTATATGTGCAATAACCAACCAATATTACAGGCAAATTTGTGTCGTAAGTATGACATAGATGTGCAGATGCCAAAAAAGTCACAAACTCACAATGCATTAACAGAAGAGAATTACATATATGTTCCACTGTAAACGAGTTAATAATGCCCTATTTATCTTGCTATATATGGTAAACTCGTCAGTAAATGGTGCACGCCGTGATGGCTAAAGGTGTAAAAAATTATAATGTAGCATTAACTCTGTATATTCTGTGTGCAGGTAGCTAAAGAAGGAACAAGTACTGGACTATCCGTATCAGCTCAACGCTTTCTTGACGAAAAAAGGTATAACAAAATTGTGTTTTTTAAGCGCTGTGATTTGACATCGGAGTAATGTTATTGCTACACTTACATTTTTGAACAACTAATTTGATGCTTCTTTTGCAGTTCACACATGCGAAAATCAACAGTGCAGCATACGGTTTCCACACGGCATATTGAAGATGCAAGAGCGGAGGACTGGAGCAAAACTCTAGGTCGTGTTGTTGAAGCAGCAGAAGCTGTTGAAATGAAGAAATTACATGGTAACGGCCCCTTCATAGTTAACTAGGCAAAATAAATAAATTTAAATAGGTTCAAACTTACCAGTATATCTGTGGACAGATGATCCTCCAGAGTCCCAAGGTTCAACAAAACATATTCCAATCATTGTCTTGGACTATGTTAATGATGAGAGGGCCAGGGGTAAGCTGCCGGAAAATTCAAAGGTGGTTCAGGAGGAAAACAAAAGCAGATTTAATTTAGGGAAGATCAACCTGAATCCTGTCGAATTACCTCAAGAGAGGCTTCTCGGCCTGGATGACTCATCTTTTCAAAGGCTGCCAGATCAGGTGAGCATGACAAAATCATATATTTGGCCCATCTTTTAGGAAGTGCTTCATTGTTAGTTGTTTGCTTGCGCCGAGAATCCATCAGCCTCACCCACTTAGAGGATTATTTTTTCAGTCAAGACAAACCATTTTTGCTTTCTAAATCATACATAACTGTACtcttcatttcaaatgtttttattCTGTCTCAGTTTCCATCACCATCTTGTTTATAAGCTTGAGACATGGATCATACCCATGGTTTTCACTTTTGATAAGATTTTGATGAATTCACTGAATTTCATTAATTTCagcagacactgaaatatttcCGTTTTGCCCACAATATTTTGGCAATTTCAGTAGTACACTGGagttcaaatatatttttaaatacttTCCAGAAAAATTAAAATTTTAATTGAATTCAAGTGAATATTTTGGTGCTTTGACTGAAATGAAAACCGAAATCAGTGAAATTCACTGAATTTCGGTGATTTCGGTTGGTGCTGAATTTTTTCTGaaactg
Above is a window of Triticum aestivum cultivar Chinese Spring chromosome 6B, IWGSC CS RefSeq v2.1, whole genome shotgun sequence DNA encoding:
- the LOC123139704 gene encoding uncharacterized protein, translated to MDLVLVFFFQMNCLYVWRYRLMHLSLSPSGDGGSLSLVSSEMSTKITVTYKRKRGTSRAQQADDATPEPPPVSSSGVAGSEATKDQADADARSSRVLPRFNKSANITRTHKRKGGTSLAQTTDRATSELPTISSGGLAYSEALEDGTDNDNDMFNGSNLQQDACKPKQESAIEETAKLCAHASKKEQKEIPLCEPLPRTKRPGICSLPVAEVWNDKLHCTNDVVNPIPASSSVWDLRHANGTTNQAKDSNNSAHAAINSHEGPEDTSRRNQCKNRFSPQLTFRRRVKRKINLDKPAERNYTNDNGKEYSTLACNPQSLPINATPLLKVTDADILDTADKVAKEGTSTGLSVSAQRFLDEKSSHMRKSTVQHTVSTRHIEDARAEDWSKTLGRVVEAAEAVEMKKLHDDPPESQGSTKHIPIIVLDYVNDERARGKLPENSKVVQEENKSRFNLGKINLNPVELPQERLLGLDDSSFQRLPDQDHFVTGQKQVSQPIERLFFTKEKDVVHGKEQHQEGTPALHTLNSNLYGPTPSRKSGSSKEPKSMPSELKFRIMDNAPESSLERRLDSFQYSGKSSGIDLLTERISTYSYKRHQVPWSEEELDFLWIGVRRYGTSNWNAMLRDTRLRFSSSRMSEDLSEQWGKEQKKLLLLDLQSIRTSALGSERTHHIAEGYAGSSKSPFLAAQSDLPLGEVHLQNAHALDRGQHYLSSLGRFNLHELNNVPRNLSLGGFPGVSSSQGRTGSRRRKTTKLQKSNGCQELPERTSSQLLPINQQPINSLPKWLTKGVDTGKSWLNPAMRSSASQASGQSTADPLKDDTDASSEETVSVS